The following proteins are co-located in the Labrys monachus genome:
- a CDS encoding amidase: MTTVTSDLVRLYAESDALALAELVRTRQVSPGDLVETAISLIEALDPKLNAVVIRLFDLAREAARTPPEGPFGGVPFLLKNIASTWKGTPLTNGLGFMKDFVCADDSEMVRRIKAAGFLLLGRTNTPECGWSIGTEPRLYGPTLNPWNTAITPGGSSGGAAAAVAARMVPLAEASDGGGSIRVPASCCGLVGLKPSRGRITYGPDTVDLWFGSIAILCVTRTVRDTAAYLDAVAGPMTGDPYVAPAPAEGWLAQLARAPQQLRIGYTREAPWGPPFAPEVTAALEETLRLLESLGHRVEEHRLGVDLEQAWWRYNDINAVETAADFDRLAASVGRPMVEEDLAPFNWSLAHYGRSLSAVHYSESIAAVRKASQAIAVDLAPFDVFLTPTLTQTPRPLGYWSMEDGDRERYLARWSDAAYMFAFNLSGLPALSVPVEVTQTNSPIGMQLVGRHGDEATLLRLAQQMQDVLAWDRRRPAIAAI, translated from the coding sequence ATGACGACGGTCACTTCCGATCTTGTGCGGCTCTATGCCGAAAGCGACGCCCTCGCGCTGGCGGAACTGGTGCGGACCCGGCAGGTCTCGCCCGGCGACCTCGTCGAGACCGCCATCAGCCTGATCGAGGCCCTGGACCCCAAGCTCAACGCGGTGGTGATCCGCCTGTTCGATCTCGCCCGCGAGGCGGCGCGCACGCCGCCGGAAGGCCCCTTCGGCGGCGTGCCCTTCCTCCTCAAGAACATCGCTTCGACCTGGAAGGGGACGCCGCTGACCAACGGCCTCGGATTCATGAAGGATTTCGTCTGCGCCGACGATTCCGAGATGGTCCGGCGCATCAAGGCCGCGGGGTTCCTGCTGCTCGGCCGGACCAACACGCCCGAATGCGGCTGGTCGATCGGCACCGAGCCGAGGCTGTACGGGCCGACGCTCAATCCCTGGAACACCGCCATCACGCCGGGCGGGTCGAGCGGCGGGGCCGCCGCGGCGGTTGCGGCGCGGATGGTGCCGCTGGCGGAAGCCTCGGATGGCGGCGGATCGATCCGCGTGCCCGCCTCGTGCTGCGGCCTGGTCGGCCTCAAGCCCTCGCGCGGCCGCATCACCTACGGGCCCGACACCGTCGACCTGTGGTTCGGCAGCATCGCCATCCTCTGCGTCACCCGCACCGTCCGCGACACCGCCGCCTATCTCGACGCGGTGGCCGGACCGATGACCGGCGATCCCTATGTCGCGCCGGCGCCCGCCGAGGGCTGGCTGGCGCAACTCGCCAGGGCTCCGCAGCAGCTGCGCATCGGCTATACGCGGGAGGCGCCCTGGGGGCCGCCCTTCGCGCCGGAGGTGACGGCGGCGCTGGAGGAGACGCTGCGGCTGCTCGAAAGCCTCGGCCATCGCGTCGAGGAGCACCGGCTCGGCGTCGATCTCGAACAGGCGTGGTGGCGCTACAACGACATCAATGCCGTCGAGACCGCCGCCGATTTCGACCGGCTCGCGGCGAGCGTCGGACGGCCGATGGTGGAGGAGGACCTCGCGCCCTTCAACTGGTCCCTCGCGCACTATGGGCGCTCGCTTTCCGCCGTCCACTATTCGGAGAGCATCGCCGCCGTCCGCAAGGCGAGCCAAGCCATCGCCGTCGACCTCGCCCCCTTCGACGTGTTCCTGACCCCGACGCTCACGCAGACCCCGCGTCCGCTCGGCTACTGGTCGATGGAGGACGGCGACAGGGAGCGCTATCTCGCGCGCTGGTCCGACGCCGCCTACATGTTCGCCTTCAATCTCTCCGGCCTGCCGGCCCTATCGGTGCCGGTCGAGGTCACGCAGACGAACAGCCCCATCGGCATGCAGCTCGTCGGCCGCCATGGCGACGAGGCCACCCTCCTGCGGCTGGCGCAGCAGATGCAGGACGTCCTCGCCTGGGACAGGCGTCGCCCTGCCATCGCGGCAATCTGA
- a CDS encoding carbohydrate kinase family protein: protein MTDIATIGWLTVDDIVLTSGLYRQGVRGGGVLYSAVGARLWNDAVGIHSVAGRPYFDETCQQIAARGIDIGGIGRSEGNGLELWLLHESEVHKQQVPKLSSSDAVGLDGERGPLPPSYRQARGFHIAPQGPASSLANARALSALAPQPVVTMDILSDGFIDAGAYRDLAFLSCVTAFMPSEAEIHRIWGQAEIEPWLRENAVRFGCHMVAKLGERGSLVCEASTGRLIHVPALAVGVLDTTGAGDSYCGGFLAGLVAGRPLATCAAMGTVSASYCVEACGALATANPDPDERADRLRRAEAAARVLPA, encoded by the coding sequence ATGACCGACATCGCGACGATCGGGTGGCTGACGGTGGACGACATCGTCCTGACCAGCGGCCTCTATCGCCAGGGCGTGCGCGGCGGCGGCGTCCTCTATTCGGCCGTCGGGGCCCGCCTGTGGAACGACGCCGTCGGCATCCATTCGGTTGCCGGCCGGCCTTATTTCGACGAGACCTGCCAGCAGATCGCGGCGCGGGGCATCGACATCGGCGGCATCGGCCGCAGCGAGGGGAACGGCCTCGAACTCTGGCTCCTGCACGAGAGCGAGGTCCACAAGCAGCAGGTGCCGAAATTGTCGTCGTCCGACGCCGTCGGCCTCGACGGCGAGCGCGGCCCGCTGCCGCCGTCCTATCGGCAGGCGCGCGGCTTCCATATCGCGCCGCAGGGGCCGGCGAGCTCCCTCGCCAATGCCCGTGCCCTGTCGGCGCTTGCCCCGCAGCCGGTCGTCACCATGGATATCCTCTCGGACGGCTTCATCGACGCGGGCGCCTATCGCGATCTCGCCTTCCTGTCCTGCGTCACGGCCTTCATGCCGAGCGAGGCCGAGATCCACCGCATCTGGGGCCAGGCCGAGATCGAGCCCTGGCTGCGCGAGAACGCCGTCCGTTTCGGCTGCCACATGGTCGCCAAGCTCGGCGAAAGGGGATCGCTGGTGTGCGAAGCCTCGACCGGAAGGCTCATCCATGTGCCGGCTCTCGCCGTCGGGGTGCTCGACACGACGGGGGCCGGCGACAGCTATTGCGGCGGCTTTCTGGCCGGCCTGGTCGCCGGCCGGCCGCTCGCGACCTGCGCGGCGATGGGCACCGTTTCGGCCTCCTATTGCGTGGAGGCCTGCGGCGCGCTGGCGACCGCCAACCCCGACCCCGACGAACGCGCCGACCGCCTCCGCCGCGCCGAGGCGGCGGCTCGCGTGCTCCCTGCCTGA
- a CDS encoding sugar ABC transporter ATP-binding protein — MATAGDILLDVRGLTKSFGGNVVLSGVDLTLHAGEVHAIVGENGAGKSTLIKTLGGVHRPDSGSLLIDGIETTLRSPRDAIAQGVVVIHQELSLAPHLSVEENIFLGHFPHTRLGFVDRAKIRADTRELLGRLSIIIDPQRRVSELSIAQQQMVEIAKAISFKAKVLILDEPTAVLDEDMVATLFALIAKLKADGLGIVFISHHLEEIFRIADTVTVLRDGVRTGVSRVAGIDQDWLVSRMIGRDFPAHLARARKSGAPALEVENLTLAGRFENVSFTARQGEIVGLAGLVGAGRTEVAQAIVGITRPTSGVVKVFGKPVRVRSPNAAARLSIAYVSEDRKALGLLPNRPVRENATISNLARFRSLGLLNLARERAYVRGIIGKLDVRLSGMEVEIRTLSGGNQQKVLIGRALAVEPRILIFDEPTRGVDIGAKSEIYAFIEELVAAGMCVVLISSEMEEILRLADRVVVLRRGRVAATLSREEASETTIMRAAALAG; from the coding sequence ATGGCGACAGCAGGCGATATTCTTCTGGACGTGCGGGGGCTGACGAAGAGCTTCGGCGGCAATGTCGTGCTTTCCGGCGTCGATCTCACCCTTCACGCCGGCGAGGTCCATGCCATCGTCGGCGAGAACGGCGCCGGCAAATCGACGCTGATCAAGACGCTCGGCGGCGTGCACCGTCCCGACAGCGGCTCTCTGCTCATCGACGGCATCGAGACGACGCTGCGGTCGCCGCGCGACGCCATCGCCCAGGGCGTGGTCGTCATCCACCAGGAATTGTCGCTGGCGCCCCATCTCAGCGTCGAGGAGAACATCTTCCTCGGCCATTTCCCCCATACGCGGCTCGGATTCGTCGACCGGGCGAAGATCCGTGCCGATACGCGCGAACTCCTCGGGCGCCTTTCCATCATCATCGATCCGCAAAGGCGGGTCAGCGAGCTCAGCATCGCGCAGCAGCAGATGGTGGAGATCGCCAAGGCCATATCGTTCAAGGCCAAGGTGCTGATCCTCGACGAGCCGACCGCGGTCCTCGACGAGGACATGGTCGCCACCCTGTTCGCCCTCATCGCCAAGCTGAAGGCCGACGGCCTCGGCATCGTCTTCATCTCCCATCACCTCGAAGAGATCTTCCGCATCGCCGATACGGTCACCGTGCTGCGTGACGGGGTCCGCACCGGGGTGAGCCGGGTCGCCGGCATCGATCAGGATTGGCTGGTTTCCCGGATGATCGGCCGCGACTTTCCCGCCCACCTCGCCCGCGCCCGCAAATCCGGCGCGCCGGCGCTGGAGGTCGAGAACCTCACCCTTGCCGGCCGTTTCGAGAATGTCTCCTTCACCGCCCGGCAGGGCGAGATCGTCGGCCTCGCCGGCCTGGTCGGCGCCGGACGCACCGAGGTGGCGCAGGCCATCGTCGGCATCACGCGGCCGACGTCGGGCGTGGTCAAGGTGTTCGGCAAGCCCGTGCGCGTGCGCAGCCCCAATGCGGCGGCGCGCCTGAGTATCGCCTATGTCAGCGAGGACCGCAAAGCGCTCGGCCTGCTGCCGAACCGGCCGGTGCGCGAGAACGCCACCATCTCCAACCTCGCCCGCTTCCGCAGCCTCGGCCTGCTGAACCTGGCGCGCGAGCGCGCCTATGTGCGCGGCATCATCGGCAAGCTCGACGTCCGGCTCTCGGGCATGGAGGTCGAGATCAGGACGCTCAGCGGCGGCAACCAGCAGAAGGTGCTGATCGGCCGGGCGCTCGCCGTCGAGCCGCGCATCCTGATCTTCGACGAGCCGACGCGCGGCGTCGACATCGGCGCCAAGAGCGAGATCTACGCCTTCATCGAGGAACTGGTCGCCGCGGGCATGTGCGTCGTGCTGATCTCCTCGGAGATGGAGGAGATCCTGCGGCTCGCCGACCGGGTCGTCGTGCTGCGCCGCGGCCGGGTCGCCGCGACGCTGTCGCGCGAGGAAGCGAGCGAAACCACCATCATGAGAGCCGCCGCCCTGGCGGGTTGA
- a CDS encoding MurR/RpiR family transcriptional regulator yields the protein MAKVTTSSEQPDEAGFPAHDVIGFILDHEREFSRSHRKIARAILEHPTTFVEKPIEDLVTWLEVSAPTITRFSRMTGCDGLRDLKLKIMSGMRVGTRYFEPGTPPGSLKEVGERIVMRAQRAIMEAQRTVDFAMLERAIDLVSHSRMIYAFGGGGVSSWLVDEIHNRLFRLGLRISTSSDHQMQMMLAATVERGDVVICSSLSGNNQELIKAARIAADYGASTIALTVAGTPLVRACHVPLAPAVVDDGDVLGPTCLRYAFLSIIDLVAYGTAVRCRPLAQEKLRRIKQQFTTYRDVDDSQPVSD from the coding sequence ATGGCCAAGGTCACCACCAGCAGCGAGCAGCCCGACGAAGCCGGCTTTCCGGCCCATGACGTCATCGGCTTCATTCTCGACCACGAGCGGGAATTCTCGCGCTCCCACCGCAAGATCGCACGCGCCATCCTCGAACACCCGACCACTTTCGTCGAAAAGCCGATCGAGGACCTCGTCACCTGGCTGGAAGTGTCGGCCCCCACCATCACCCGCTTCAGCCGGATGACGGGCTGCGACGGCCTGCGCGACCTCAAGCTCAAGATCATGAGCGGCATGCGGGTCGGCACGCGCTATTTCGAGCCGGGCACGCCGCCGGGCTCCCTGAAGGAAGTGGGCGAGCGCATCGTCATGCGTGCGCAGCGGGCGATCATGGAGGCGCAGCGCACCGTCGATTTCGCCATGCTCGAACGCGCCATCGATCTCGTCAGCCACAGCCGGATGATCTATGCCTTCGGCGGCGGCGGCGTTTCGAGCTGGCTGGTGGATGAAATCCACAACCGCCTGTTCAGGCTGGGGCTGCGGATCAGCACCAGCAGCGACCATCAGATGCAGATGATGCTGGCCGCCACCGTCGAGCGCGGCGACGTCGTCATCTGCTCCTCGCTCAGCGGCAACAATCAGGAACTCATCAAGGCCGCGCGCATCGCGGCCGATTACGGCGCGTCGACGATCGCCCTCACCGTGGCCGGCACCCCGCTCGTGCGCGCCTGCCACGTGCCGCTGGCGCCGGCGGTCGTCGACGACGGCGACGTGCTGGGGCCGACATGCCTGCGCTACGCCTTCCTTTCGATCATCGACCTCGTGGCCTACGGCACCGCGGTCCGGTGCCGTCCCCTGGCCCAGGAGAAGCTGCGCCGCATCAAGCAGCAATTCACCACCTATCGCGACGTGGACGACAGCCAACCGGTCTCAGACTGA
- a CDS encoding ABC transporter permease, whose protein sequence is MSLSPSQFRPGLASLANTWRRVGVLAALILLVIAASFLSDRFLTLPNLLNVLRQVAIVGILAIGMTFVILTRGIDLSVGSILGISVVLYAGFLQDHGMAVAIPLGLAAAMLAGLVNGIGVAFAGIPPFIMTLGMLSFARGLAFIYTGGTPIPILNESFYDLGNDYLLGVPIPSLILLALLAVSAVVLSLTAFGRSLYAIGSNEEAARLSGVPVKLYTTLVYVISGAVSGLAGLVYASQLSIGTPIAGQGYELDAIAAVVVGGTSLFGGRGSVAGTFLGTLIIGVLANILNLTGVDPFVQQLFKGALIVVAVYIMSRSDR, encoded by the coding sequence ATGTCGCTCTCCCCTTCACAATTCCGCCCCGGCCTGGCGTCGCTGGCCAACACCTGGCGGCGCGTCGGCGTTCTCGCGGCGCTCATCCTCCTGGTGATCGCCGCCTCCTTCCTGTCCGACCGCTTCCTGACGCTGCCCAACCTCCTCAACGTGCTCCGGCAGGTGGCGATCGTCGGAATCCTCGCCATCGGCATGACCTTCGTCATCCTGACGCGCGGCATCGACCTGTCGGTCGGCTCCATTCTCGGCATCTCCGTCGTGCTCTATGCCGGCTTCCTGCAGGACCACGGCATGGCCGTCGCCATCCCGCTCGGCCTGGCGGCGGCGATGCTGGCGGGCCTCGTCAACGGCATCGGCGTCGCCTTCGCCGGCATTCCGCCCTTCATCATGACGCTGGGCATGCTGTCCTTCGCCCGCGGGCTGGCCTTCATCTATACCGGCGGCACGCCGATCCCGATCCTCAACGAATCCTTCTACGATCTCGGCAATGATTATCTCCTCGGCGTGCCGATCCCCTCGCTGATCCTGCTCGCCCTGCTGGCGGTGAGCGCCGTCGTGCTGTCGCTCACCGCCTTCGGCCGCAGCCTCTACGCCATCGGCTCGAACGAGGAGGCGGCCCGGCTCTCGGGCGTGCCGGTCAAGCTCTACACCACCCTTGTCTACGTCATCTCCGGTGCGGTCTCGGGCCTGGCGGGGCTGGTCTACGCCTCGCAGCTAAGCATCGGCACGCCGATCGCGGGGCAGGGCTACGAACTCGACGCCATCGCCGCCGTGGTCGTCGGCGGCACCTCCCTGTTCGGCGGACGGGGCTCGGTCGCCGGCACCTTCCTCGGCACGCTGATCATCGGCGTGCTCGCCAACATCCTCAACCTCACGGGAGTCGATCCCTTCGTGCAGCAGCTTTTCAAGGGCGCCCTCATCGTCGTCGCCGTCTACATCATGTCGCGCTCGGACCGTTGA
- a CDS encoding ROK family transcriptional regulator, translated as MAYPSIPSLTESSRAVLRVLAAQGPITRPKLGAILELSKPTMSAAVAELSEAGLVTAFGSHKGATGRTATIYGLGPAAGYVIGIDVGEAQVRAVARTLDDMALATIEERIPRKGKASTDEVGEVVDSVARATILAVGQKERKLRAIAVAVPRIVSVHRLGQGKRKGPEAALRRLRMGAEAPVILENNVNCAAIAEHHYGAARKHGLFSYLQVGVRIGLGIVVDGTLLRGANGAAGEIGRLPFPWSPTEVPFREGLEHYLGSEALIQRCAIGWPAEEGPPPSSAKELFARAEAGSEHALTWVRRHAADIGRLVAACIGMLDPGLIVLGGGVGQNPLVVEEVQRVARELTWSTEIAVSALGANGSALGAMRLAADFALGSILGESRHPAVILPPLGHGDAGAQA; from the coding sequence ATGGCCTATCCGAGCATACCGTCGCTGACGGAGAGTTCCCGCGCCGTCCTGCGCGTGCTGGCGGCGCAAGGGCCGATCACGCGTCCCAAGCTCGGCGCCATCCTCGAACTCTCCAAGCCGACGATGTCGGCGGCGGTCGCCGAATTGAGCGAGGCCGGCCTGGTCACCGCCTTCGGATCGCACAAGGGCGCGACCGGCCGCACGGCGACGATCTACGGCCTTGGGCCGGCCGCCGGCTACGTCATCGGCATCGACGTCGGCGAGGCGCAGGTCCGCGCCGTCGCGCGCACGCTGGACGACATGGCGCTGGCGACCATCGAGGAGCGCATTCCCCGCAAGGGCAAGGCCTCGACCGACGAGGTCGGCGAGGTCGTCGACTCGGTGGCCCGGGCGACCATCCTCGCCGTCGGCCAGAAGGAAAGGAAGCTGCGGGCGATCGCCGTGGCGGTGCCGCGCATCGTCTCGGTGCATCGCCTCGGACAGGGCAAGCGGAAGGGGCCGGAGGCGGCGCTTCGCCGGTTGAGGATGGGGGCGGAGGCGCCCGTCATCCTCGAAAACAACGTGAACTGCGCCGCCATCGCCGAGCACCATTACGGCGCCGCCAGGAAACACGGATTGTTTTCCTACCTTCAGGTGGGGGTGCGCATCGGGCTCGGCATCGTCGTCGACGGCACTCTCCTGCGCGGAGCGAACGGCGCCGCCGGCGAGATCGGCAGGCTTCCCTTCCCCTGGTCGCCCACGGAGGTGCCGTTCCGCGAAGGCCTGGAGCATTATCTGGGGTCGGAGGCGCTGATCCAGCGCTGCGCCATCGGGTGGCCCGCGGAGGAGGGACCTCCGCCGAGTTCGGCGAAGGAATTGTTCGCGCGGGCGGAGGCCGGCTCCGAACACGCGCTGACATGGGTTCGGCGCCATGCCGCGGACATCGGCCGCCTGGTCGCCGCCTGCATCGGCATGCTCGACCCCGGCCTGATCGTGCTCGGCGGCGGCGTGGGGCAGAACCCGCTCGTCGTCGAGGAGGTGCAGCGCGTCGCCAGGGAACTGACCTGGTCGACCGAGATCGCCGTCAGCGCCCTCGGCGCCAACGGCTCGGCGCTGGGCGCGATGCGCCTCGCAGCCGATTTCGCGCTCGGCTCGATCCTCGGCGAGAGCCGGCATCCTGCCGTCATACTTCCGCCGCTCGGGCACGGCGACGCCGGCGCGCAGGCCTGA
- a CDS encoding SIS domain-containing protein, which produces MKRIGYRQAVARQPESIETTRLEVLQALDTLDLGAFRGRAIGFAGIGASYQAALAGAAFLRARGCRAYAYCSTDLYDAVDSAADAFVALSASGQSREIADVMQMRPNLPRLAICRATDNPLAKLTGLAIGTQSGADNGASSTGYTSMLLAIGLFGDHLLGKATVAWERLPDAVAALLSSAAGPAKQAAALLAGRTGIDIVGAGAGFATAGEAAMLIREAVRVPAAGWDTLNYLHGPMESQDSRTGLIAFGKGREAKIAEDVAAFGCPSVLVTSRTDRASGENLVVIQVPDLDNEIADAILQIVAAQLVVGEMQDAAGLTDITFRYRQTDTKLKPWSPTEL; this is translated from the coding sequence ATGAAGAGGATCGGTTATCGCCAGGCCGTGGCCCGGCAGCCGGAGAGCATCGAAACCACCCGCCTCGAGGTCCTGCAGGCCCTGGACACGCTGGATCTCGGCGCTTTTCGCGGCAGGGCGATCGGCTTTGCCGGCATTGGGGCGAGCTACCAGGCCGCGCTTGCCGGCGCGGCCTTCCTGCGCGCCAGGGGGTGCCGGGCCTATGCCTATTGCTCGACCGACCTCTACGACGCCGTCGACAGCGCCGCCGACGCCTTCGTCGCCCTGTCGGCGTCCGGTCAGAGCCGTGAGATCGCCGACGTCATGCAGATGCGGCCGAACCTGCCGAGGCTGGCGATCTGCCGCGCCACCGACAATCCGCTGGCGAAGCTCACCGGTCTCGCCATCGGCACGCAATCCGGCGCGGACAATGGCGCGAGTTCGACCGGCTACACCAGCATGTTGCTGGCGATCGGCTTGTTCGGCGACCATCTCCTCGGCAAGGCGACGGTGGCCTGGGAGCGCCTGCCGGATGCGGTGGCGGCTCTCCTGTCTTCCGCCGCCGGCCCGGCGAAGCAGGCAGCGGCCCTCCTCGCCGGGCGCACAGGCATCGACATCGTCGGCGCCGGCGCGGGCTTCGCGACGGCCGGCGAAGCCGCCATGCTGATCCGCGAGGCCGTGCGCGTGCCGGCCGCCGGATGGGACACGCTGAACTATCTCCACGGGCCGATGGAATCGCAGGATTCGCGCACCGGCCTCATCGCCTTCGGCAAGGGGCGCGAGGCGAAGATCGCCGAGGACGTCGCGGCGTTCGGCTGCCCCTCGGTGCTCGTCACCAGCCGGACGGACAGGGCCTCCGGCGAAAATCTCGTGGTGATACAGGTTCCCGATCTCGACAACGAGATCGCCGATGCCATCCTGCAGATCGTCGCCGCGCAGCTTGTCGTCGGCGAGATGCAGGATGCGGCCGGGCTGACCGACATCACCTTCCGCTACCGGCAGACCGACACCAAGCTCAAGCCCTGGTCTCCCACAGAGTTGTGA
- a CDS encoding BtpA/SgcQ family protein, protein MLISATKSSPLDTLFGVAKPLIGDIHLLPLPGTPRYRGEPMRAIIDRALADAEAFGEGGMDGVMVENHGDIPFLKPDEIGPEIIAAMARIAAAVADSVGVPVGVNLLANGAIGALAVAKASGARFIRVNQWVNAYVSNEGLVEGESARALRYRRQIDAQDVAIFADVHVKHGSHAIVDDRSVSEQARDVEFYDADTAIATGNRTGDAVPPAEIAAIRAGTRLPVIAGSGITPGNAAEIMPLLDGAIVGSSLKVDGVWWNAVEIARVRALVERMKPLRDRP, encoded by the coding sequence ATGCTCATAAGCGCGACGAAATCCTCCCCGCTCGACACCCTCTTCGGTGTCGCCAAGCCTCTCATCGGCGATATTCACCTGCTGCCGCTGCCGGGGACGCCGCGCTACCGCGGCGAGCCGATGCGTGCCATCATCGACCGGGCGCTGGCCGATGCGGAAGCCTTCGGCGAAGGCGGCATGGATGGCGTCATGGTGGAGAATCACGGCGACATTCCCTTCCTGAAGCCCGACGAGATCGGCCCCGAGATCATCGCGGCGATGGCGAGGATCGCGGCGGCCGTGGCGGACAGCGTCGGGGTGCCGGTCGGCGTCAACCTCCTCGCCAACGGGGCGATCGGCGCGCTGGCCGTCGCCAAGGCGAGCGGGGCGCGGTTCATCCGCGTCAACCAGTGGGTCAATGCCTATGTCAGCAATGAGGGCCTCGTCGAAGGCGAGAGCGCACGGGCCCTGCGCTACCGCCGGCAGATCGACGCGCAGGACGTCGCCATCTTCGCCGACGTCCATGTCAAGCACGGCTCGCATGCGATCGTCGACGACCGCTCGGTGAGCGAGCAGGCGCGCGACGTCGAATTCTACGACGCCGACACCGCCATCGCGACCGGCAACCGCACGGGCGATGCGGTTCCGCCCGCCGAGATCGCCGCGATACGCGCCGGCACGAGGCTGCCGGTCATCGCCGGCAGCGGCATCACGCCCGGCAACGCGGCGGAGATCATGCCGCTGCTCGACGGCGCGATCGTCGGCTCCAGCCTCAAAGTCGACGGCGTCTGGTGGAATGCGGTCGAGATCGCCCGGGTGCGGGCGCTCGTCGAGCGGATGAAGCCCCTGCGCGACCGGCCCTGA
- a CDS encoding substrate-binding domain-containing protein has product MLRRLLFALSVTALLPAVPALAEDKQPISQKTCTQLAAEYKQLPFTNILPLDEGPIAIGGKVKPLTIGFSQTAFNHPWRISMLESLQAEACRHSNIKLVVLDGNVDVAKQSNDVRDLMARGVDAVLLSPVESAALVPAARAVMGSGIPLIVMDRDVPTDKTLFIGQSNVTMAEQVAERMAKDLGGKGDIVVITGLKGSSPAVDRDKGMKNVLAKYPGIKVLAVGDGQWIREPAVPIMEDFLTAHPHIDAVFSHAEESSWGAQLAIARAKRCGDKIRQYTFDGSNAGFKAVKAGTFSADGNYTPFIADIGLRAALYKLMGKDIAGQHAYDMPGQRLLLPDSPTVVPENADQWIGRGWGTFEPTPDPCK; this is encoded by the coding sequence ATGCTGAGACGTCTTCTGTTCGCACTGTCCGTCACGGCGCTGCTGCCTGCGGTCCCGGCCCTCGCCGAGGACAAGCAGCCCATCTCGCAAAAGACCTGCACGCAGCTCGCCGCCGAGTACAAGCAGCTGCCGTTCACCAACATCCTGCCGCTCGACGAGGGGCCGATCGCCATCGGCGGCAAGGTCAAGCCGCTGACCATCGGCTTCTCGCAGACCGCCTTCAACCATCCCTGGCGCATCTCGATGCTGGAATCGCTGCAGGCCGAAGCGTGCCGGCATTCCAACATCAAGCTCGTCGTGCTCGACGGCAATGTCGACGTCGCCAAGCAGAGCAACGACGTGCGCGACCTCATGGCCCGCGGCGTCGACGCCGTGCTGCTCAGCCCGGTCGAATCGGCCGCCCTGGTGCCCGCCGCCCGGGCGGTGATGGGGTCGGGCATTCCGCTGATCGTCATGGATCGCGACGTTCCCACCGACAAGACGCTGTTCATCGGCCAGAGCAACGTCACCATGGCCGAGCAGGTGGCCGAGCGCATGGCCAAAGATCTCGGCGGCAAGGGCGACATCGTCGTCATCACCGGCCTGAAAGGCTCGTCGCCGGCCGTCGACCGCGACAAGGGCATGAAGAACGTGCTCGCCAAATATCCCGGCATCAAGGTCCTCGCCGTCGGCGACGGACAGTGGATCCGCGAGCCGGCGGTGCCGATCATGGAGGACTTCCTCACCGCGCACCCCCATATCGACGCCGTCTTCTCGCATGCGGAGGAATCGTCCTGGGGGGCCCAGCTCGCCATCGCCCGGGCCAAGCGCTGCGGCGACAAGATCCGCCAATATACGTTCGACGGCTCGAATGCCGGCTTCAAGGCCGTGAAGGCCGGGACCTTCAGCGCCGACGGCAACTACACGCCCTTCATCGCCGACATCGGCCTGCGGGCGGCGCTCTACAAGCTGATGGGCAAGGATATCGCCGGCCAGCATGCCTATGACATGCCCGGCCAGCGGCTCCTCCTGCCGGACTCGCCGACCGTCGTGCCCGAGAACGCCGACCAGTGGATCGGTCGCGGCTGGGGCACGTTCGAGCCGACGCCCGATCCCTGCAAGTGA
- a CDS encoding GntR family transcriptional regulator, translating into MWNDPLPKSSPLPLWFQIAERLRDAIAQGVFPPGDVVPSEAKLNEIFGISRATSRAALDRLEQEGLINRRSGKGSVVLSPKVSQPAAEMFGFSDDMRRRGLQPSHETLFAGRVRATAEAAEALGTPVNTPLFQSRRLLKADGVPICIAVSWLSPDLFRSVAPPTAAELSEGSLYAWLGRKCDVTLTGAREFIEAAIVGDEMAGELQIAKGSAVLIVRRRSHARGGAPMEYAVLHFRADRYRLQLETGEPA; encoded by the coding sequence ATGTGGAACGATCCGCTTCCAAAGTCCAGCCCCCTTCCGCTCTGGTTTCAAATCGCCGAGCGATTGAGGGACGCGATAGCCCAAGGCGTCTTCCCGCCGGGTGACGTCGTGCCCTCCGAGGCGAAGCTGAACGAGATCTTCGGCATCAGCCGCGCCACGTCGCGGGCGGCGCTCGACCGCCTCGAGCAGGAGGGCCTGATCAACCGGCGCTCCGGCAAGGGCTCGGTCGTGCTCAGCCCCAAGGTCAGCCAACCGGCCGCCGAAATGTTCGGCTTCTCCGACGACATGCGGCGCCGGGGCCTGCAGCCCTCGCACGAGACGCTCTTCGCCGGCCGGGTCCGGGCCACGGCGGAGGCGGCCGAGGCCCTCGGCACCCCCGTCAATACCCCCCTCTTCCAGTCGCGCCGTCTGCTCAAGGCCGACGGCGTGCCGATCTGCATCGCCGTCTCCTGGCTGTCGCCGGACCTCTTCCGTTCGGTCGCACCGCCGACCGCCGCCGAGCTGAGCGAAGGCTCGCTCTATGCCTGGCTCGGCCGCAAATGCGACGTCACCCTCACCGGCGCCCGGGAATTCATCGAGGCGGCGATCGTCGGGGACGAGATGGCGGGGGAACTGCAGATCGCCAAAGGCTCGGCCGTGCTGATCGTCCGCCGCCGCTCGCATGCGCGGGGCGGAGCGCCGATGGAATATGCCGTGCTGCATTTCCGGGCGGACCGCTACCGCCTCCAGCTCGAAACCGGCGAGCCCGCCTGA